Proteins co-encoded in one Brassica oleracea var. oleracea cultivar TO1000 chromosome C4, BOL, whole genome shotgun sequence genomic window:
- the LOC106337233 gene encoding osmotin-like protein — translation MAKTSLPLAASFLLLLISSAAAADAGRLFLTVVNHCPFTVWPAIQPNAGHPVLEKGGFALPTNTHRSFFPPSTHWSGRIWGRTGCSHYNGKFSCVTGDCGHRLECNGLGGATPASLAQFDLHHGGHQDLSSYGVSLVDGFNVPMTVTPHEGRGVCPVVGCREDLLKTCPAHLQLRSHGGHVVACKSGCEAFRTDELCCRNHYNSPQTCRASSHSLFFKHACPSTMTFAHDSPSLMHDCSSPRELKVIFCH, via the coding sequence ATGGCTAAAACCTCTCTTCCTCTCGCCGCTTCCTTCCTCCTACTCCTCATCTCCTCCGCTGCTGCTGCTGACGCCGGCCGTCTCTTCCTCACCGTCGTCAACCACTGTCCCTTCACCGTCTGGCCAGCCATTCAGCCCAACGCTGGCCACCCCGTTCTTGAAAAAGGTGGCTTCGCTCTCCCAACCAACACCCACCGCTCCTTTTTCCCACCATCTACCCACTGGTCCGGTCGCATATGGGGCCGAACCGGCTGCTCCCACTACAACGGCAAGTTCTCTTGTGTCACCGGAGACTGTGGTCACCGTCTCGAATGTAACGGTCTCGGGGGCGCAACTCCTGCTTCTCTCGCTCAGTTCGATCTCCACCACGGTGGACACCAAGATTTATCCTCCTACGGTGTCTCTCTCGTCGACGGTTTCAACGTTCCGATGACTGTGACTCCTCACGAAGGCCGTGGTGTTTGTCCCGTCGTCGGTTGTCGCGAAGACCTCTTGAAAACGTGTCCGGCTCATCTTCAGCTCCGGTCACACGGTGGACACGTGGTGGCTTGTAAGAGTGGGTGTGAGGCGTTCCGTACGGATGAGTTGTGTTGTAGGAATCATTACAATAGTCCTCAGACGTGTCGAGCTTCGAGTCACTCTCTGTTCTTTAAGCACGCGTGTCCTTCGACTATGACTTTTGCTCATGATAGTCCTTCGCTTATGCATGACTGTTCTTCTCCTAGAGAGCTCAAAGTCATCTTCTGCCACTAA
- the LOC106342692 gene encoding inner membrane protein ALBINO3, chloroplastic, translating to MARVLISSPSSFFGSPLLRPSSSSLHVAGGSLQFRNKHLVRFSLNEIPPLHGSVDIGAILTRAESLLYTVADAAVVSGAADSAVSTDPAVQKSGGWFGFISDGMELVLKFLKDGLTAVHVPYAYGFAIILLTIIVKAATYPLTKQQVESTMAMQNLQPKIKAIQQRYAGNQERIQLETSRLYKQAGVNPLAGCLPTLATIPVWIGLYQALSNVANEGLFTEGFFWIPSLGGPTSIAARQSGSGISWLFPFVDGHPPLGWGDTAAYLVLPVLLIVSQYVSMEIMKPPQTDDPAQKNTLLVFKFLPLMIGYFALSVPSGLSIYWFTNNVLSTAQQVWLRKLGGAAPAVNENASGIITAGRAKRSIAQPDDAGERFRQLKEQEKRSKKNKAVAKDTVELLESQSESEEGSDDEEEEVREGALASSTSKPLPDVGQRRSKRSKRKRAV from the exons ATGGCGAGAGTTCTAATCTCGTCTCCATCTTCCTTCTTCGGCTCACCCTTGCTCAGACCCTCTTCCTCTTCCCTCCACGTAGCTGGAGGAAGCCTTCAATTTCGTAACAAGCATCTCGTACGGTTCAGCTTAAACGAGATTCCTCCTCTCCACGGCTCGGTCGACATCGGAGCGATTCTCACCAGAGCTGAGTCTCTCCTCTACACCGTAGCCGACGCAGCCGTCGTCAGCGGCGCCGCCGATTCAGCTGTATCAACTGATCCCGCCGTGCAGAAGAGTGGCGGTTGGTTCGGATTCATCTCCGATGGCATGGAGCTGGTGCTCAAG TTTTTGAAGGATGGACTCACGGCGGTTCATGTGCCCTACGCTTACGGATTCGCGATTATCTTGCTTACTATCATCGTCAAGGCGGCCACCTACCCTTTGACTAAGCAACAG GTTGAATCAACGATGGCGATGCAAAATCTTCAACCGAAGATTAAAGCCATTCAACAACGTTACGCAGGCAATCAG GAGAGAATACAACTAGAGACGTCACGCTTGTATAAACAAGCTGGTGTCAATCCATTGGCAG GTTGCTTGCCAACTTTAGCTACCATACCAGTTTGGATTGGTTTATACCAAGCTCTCTCCAACGTGGCCAACGAG GGACTATTTACAGAAGGTTTCTTTTGGATTCCATCTCTTGGTGGACCAACAAGTATAGCTGCTCGACAGAGTGGATCTGGCATTTCATGGCTTTTCCCTTTTGTG GACGGGCATCCACCATTGGGCTGGGGCGACACCGCTGCGTATCTTGTTTTGCCTGTTCTCCTTATTGTCTCCCAGTATGTGTCGATGGAGATTATGAAGCCTCCTCAA ACAGACGATCCTGCGCAGAAGAACACACTTCTTGTTTTCAAGTTTCTTCCACTCATGATTGGCTACTTTGCATTGTCTGTCCCATCAGGATTATCTATCTACTG GTTCACAAACAATGTACTTAGCACCGCCCAACAAGTTTGGCTGCGTAAACTAGGCGGGGCAGCGCCTGCAGTCAATGAAAACGCAAGCGGAATAATAACCGCGGGACGGGCAAAGAGATCTATTGCTCAGCCTGATGATGCTGGCGAAAG ATTTAGACAGTTAAAGGAGCAAGAGAAGCGCAGCAAGAAGAACAAGGCGGTTGCAAAAGATACAGTTGAACTGCTAGAATCTCAGTCTGAATCAGAAGAAGGGTCCGATGATGAG GAGGAAGAGGTTCGTGAAGGAGCGTTAGCTTCGAGCACAAGCAAGCCATTGCCTGATGTTGGCCAAAGAAGAAGCAAAAGATCGAAGAGAAAACGCGCTGTATAG
- the LOC106339908 gene encoding regulatory-associated protein of TOR 1-like — translation MAYLPQTIVLRELRHDASEASALLGTSEGIVLAPKWRLKERMKTGCVALVLCLNITVDPPDVIKISPCARIEAWIG, via the exons ATGGCGTACTTGCCGCAGACTATCGTCCTCCGCGAGCTTAGACACGACGCGTCTGAGGCGTCTGCGCTCTTGGGGACTTCCGAGGGGATTGTATTGGCTCCTAAATGGCGGCTTAAAGAGCGA ATGAAAACAGGATGTGTAGCTCTAGTTCTGTGTTTAAACATTACTGTTGATCCGCCGGATGTTATAAAGATATCTCCTTGTGCAAGAATTGAGGCTTGGATAGGGTGA
- the LOC106339002 gene encoding cation/H(+) antiporter 8-like — protein MGNYGDTELDIEWVNNLAWYGKAVRSDGFICEVHPGELSSYGIWEKVLFNKVRLHIWRYPLPNLELVILSVFFLWQVFDILFKKLGLLIPKFASMMLAGLLLNVLLTVSGDKSIVQEILFPENRIDIPGCLGSFGFMMFWFLNGVKMDVNTIFKAEAHARLTGVAAAALPITVGLLLYKYKSLENRPLKAIEYNTLLLMESLTSFSEIARLLLDLGMNHSSVGQVALSTSVVSNTVGLMFWLVIVPLGFQSLVQGVGLLLQMFFFIVIVFAVVRPIMFKVIIRKREGRPIEDKYIYGILVMVFLSCMYWDGLEQFPALGAFILGLSIPNEHLIGSALVERLESFNFGIILPLFMSASMLRSDIRVWKYILTFYSSNDKKFAVASLVLLIFLLKLSVSMIVPYLFKMPLKDSIILSLIMSHKGIIELSFYLFSYGLELLDRDTFSILVLSILLNSLFLPMAIRFLYDPSKRFMCYQKRSLASMKINGALKTLVCIHRPDHISSMINLLEACYRSENSPLTCYVLHLVELQGQEVPTLIAHKVQKLGAGAGAKYSENVILSFENFHRYVRGSIFIDTFTCITNSHHMQDDICWLALDKAVTFIILPFHRTWSLDRTSIVSDSEMIRFLNFNILKQAPCSVGILVERHLVNKNQESQQNLKVCVVFVGGEDDMEALAFAKRMARQESVTLTVLCLLAAKKSKKATGWDQMLDTVKLRVRELVRSNDPGNLKEESSTTYLEEDIVDGADTSMLLRSMAFDYDLFIISRTCGQNHAATLGNESWCEFEELGVIGDFLASPDFPSKTSVLVVQQQRTIASN, from the exons ATGGGGAACTATGGAGATACGGAGCTTGACATAGAATGGGTAAATAATTTGGCTTGGTATGGTAAAGCTGTGAGAAGCGATGGTTTTATATGCGAGGTACATCCAGGTGAGTTATCTTCATATGGCATTTGGGAGAAAGTTCTTTTCAACAAAGTTCGTCTTCACATTTGGCGATATCCTCTTCCCAATCTCGAGCTTGTCATCTTGTCTGTGTTCTTCCTTTGGCAAGTCTTTGATATTTTGTTCAAGAAATTAGGTCTTTTAATTCCAAAGTTCGCCTCTATGATGCTT GCGGGGCTACTCTTGAACGTTCTACTTACTGTTTCGGGAGACAAGTCCATTGTTCAGGAGATTTTATTCCCCGAAAACAGAATTGACATTCCAGGATGCCTTGGATCATTTGGTTTCATGATGTTCTGGTTCCTAAATGGTGTGAAAATGGATGTCAATACAATCTTCAAGGCTGAAGCACATGCAAGACTCACTGGAGTTGCAGCGGCTGCTCTGCCTATAACGGTTGGCTTACTGCTTTACAAATATAAATCACTTGAGAATAGACCGCTCAAAGCCATAGAGTATAATACATTGTTGCTAATGGAGAGCCTCACGTCCTTCTCGGAAATCGCGAGACTCTTGCTTGACCTCGGCATGAACCACTCGTCGGTTGGTCAGGTGGCTTTATCCACATCTGTAGTCTCTAATACGGTTGGACTAATGTTCTGGTTGGTAATAGTTCCTCTTGGTTTTCAATCATTGGTTCAAGGTGTAGGTCTACTTCTACAAATGTTCTTCTTTATCGTCATTGTCTTTGCTGTTGTGAGGCCAATAATGTTTAAAGTAATCATACGGAAACGAGAAGGGAGGCCTATAGAAGACAAATACATCTATGGGATTCTCGTCATGGTTTTTTTATCGTGTATGTATTGGGACGGTCTTGAGCAGTTTCCAGCACTTGGAGCTTTCATTCTTGGTCTTTCTATTCCTAACGAACATCTTATTGGTTCTGCGTTGGTCGAACGATTAGAGAGCTTCAATTTTGGTATTATATTGCCTCTCTTCATGTCAGCTAGTATGCTAAGGAGTGATATAAGAGTTTGGAAATACATCTTAACATTCTATAGCAGCAATGACAAGAAGTTCGCAGTTGCGTCTCTCGTTTTGCTCATATTCTTGTTGAAGCTTTCTGTCTCAATGATCGTACCTTACCTCTTTAAAATGCCGTTGAAAGACTCCATTATTCTTTCCCTTATCATGTCTCATAAAGGTATAATAGAATTAAGTTTCTACCTTTTCTCTTATGGCCTCGAG CTTTTGGACAGAGATACCTTCTCGATCCTAGTTTTGTCTATTCTCCTAAACTCATTGTTCCTACCAATGGCGATCAGATTTCTCTATGACCCATCAAAGCGATTCATGTGCTACCAAAAGAGAAGTTTGGCAAGTATGAAGATCAATGGAGCCCTAAAGACTCTTGTGTGCATCCATCGACCAGACCACATATCCTCTATGATCAACCTTCTAGAAGCTTGTTATCGATCAGAAAATAGCCCTCTCACTTGCTACGTACTTCACCTTGTCGAGTTACAAGGTCAAGAAGTTCCGACTTTGATCGCACACAAAGTACAGAAACTCGGAGCAGGGGCGGGAGCAAAATATTCGGAAAACGTCATCCTCTCTTTTGAAAATTTCCACCGTTACGTACGCGGTTCTATTTTCATAGACACATTTACTTGCATAACAAACTCGCACCATATGCAAGACGATATTTGTTGGCTAGCTCTCGATAAAGCTGTCACGTTTATCATTCTTCCTTTCCACCGGACATGGTCTCTCGACCGAACATCCATCGTATCCGACAGTGAAATGATCCGGTTTCTCAATTTCAACATCTTGAAACAAGCTCCTTGCTCTGTCGGTATCCTTGTTGAACGTCATCTTGTTAACAAAAATCAAGAATCTCAACAAAACCTTAAG GTGTGTGTGGTATTTGTGGGAGGAGAAGACGACATGGAAGCATTGGCCTTTGCAAAGCGAATGGCCCGTCAAGAGAGCGTAACATTAACGGTTCTATGCCTTCTAGCAGCCAAAAAGAGCAAAAAAGCGACAGGTTGGGATCAAATGCTCGACACAGTGAAACTAAGAGTAAGAGAGTTGGTACGAAGCAACGATCCAGGAAACTTAAAAGAAGAAAGTTCCACGACTTACTTGGAAGAGGATATAGTAGATGGAGCGGATACATCAATGCTTCTACGCTCTATGGCATTCGATTACGACCTGTTCATCATAAGCAGAACCTGCGGCCAGAACCACGCTGCGACCCTAGGGAATGAGAGTTGGTGTGAGTTTGAGGAGCTAGGAGTCATTGGTGATTTTTTGGCCTCACCGGATTTTCCAAGCAAGACATCAGTCCTAGTAGTTCAACAACAACGAACCATAGCCAGTAATTAG